The Saliniramus fredricksonii genome segment TGTGCCGGTTGGCGCAGAACCGCGCGGCGAGTTGCGCCTCGCTGGGCAGCTTGTCACCGGGCGCATAGAGCCCCGCCGCAAGATCCGCCTCCAGCGCATCGCGAATGCTGGCCCAGAGCGCGGCCTGATTCCCTGTCTCATCCATGTCGTGAAAGTTTCATATTAAGGTGCTTGCGGGAAGTGCGTTTCCACGATACTTGTCTACTTGTATAGTTGTCTAGTTGTCGAGTGTCTGGACGGCGAGACGTTTCATCCTGATGCGAGGTCCCATGAGTGCGCCGAACCATCCGAGGGAACGCAAGGACTGGATGGGCCTGCTCGCCCGTAGCAGGCCCGGCGCGCTCGCAGCTTTGTGGCATGATTTTCCAGAGGGCGCGGCCCATGCCGACGAAGCCGGCATCACCTGGCTGCGCCGACCGGAGACCGGCATGGTGATGGTGCGCGGGCGCGCCGGCGCCATAGGCGATCCCTTCAATCTCGGCGAGATGACCGTCACCCGCGCCTCCCTGCGCCTGCCCTGCGGCACGATCGGCCATGGCTATGTGCAGGGGCGCGACCGCGAGAAAGCGCGTATTGCGGCAATGGTCGATGCGCTGATGGCCGGCCCCCTCGCGGCGCGGGTCGATGCCGCGATTCTGAAGCCGCTGGCCGCCGCCGAGGCGCAGACGCGATCCGCGCGGGCATCGCAGGCGGCAGCGACGCAGGTCGCCTTCTTCACCATGGTGCGGGGAGAATGACGATGGATGCCACAGCTTTGTCCGGAGGCTTCGCGCAGCCCGCAATCGACGCGGCACATGTCTTTCGCGACGTGCTACAGGCCATGGCGCGCCCGGGGCGGATTGCGCGGATCACCGGCGTGAGCCCGCCGCCCGGCCTCTCCCTGGCGGCGGCGGCGGTGCTCCTGACGCTCGCCGATGAGACCACGCCGGTCCATCTCGCCGGCGCTTGCGACAGCGCGCCGATCCGCAATTACCTGCGCTTTCACACCGGCGCACCGATCACCGGGCGGGCCGATGCCGCCTTCGC includes the following:
- the phnH gene encoding phosphonate C-P lyase system protein PhnH; protein product: MDATALSGGFAQPAIDAAHVFRDVLQAMARPGRIARITGVSPPPGLSLAAAAVLLTLADETTPVHLAGACDSAPIRNYLRFHTGAPITGRADAAFALGNWEALAPLSDYPLGTDAYPDRSATLIVELPALTAMGARLTGPGIRTHAQLSLPEIDPFIANARHFPRGLDFIFTSGTAIAALPRTTRVEAG
- the phnG gene encoding phosphonate C-P lyase system protein PhnG; the protein is MSAPNHPRERKDWMGLLARSRPGALAALWHDFPEGAAHADEAGITWLRRPETGMVMVRGRAGAIGDPFNLGEMTVTRASLRLPCGTIGHGYVQGRDREKARIAAMVDALMAGPLAARVDAAILKPLAAAEAQTRSARASQAAATQVAFFTMVRGE